The following DNA comes from Ignavibacteria bacterium.
AGTTTTACCAAATCCGGATTTTCACTGCCGCTGTTCGGGTTATCACTTGAAAATAATCTGACAATTTCATTTTCATATACGCGGACCAAGAATGATCCTCAGGTCTATTCTTTTTTAAGCGGATTCTGGGAATCGAACTCTCAAAATGGCTCTACTTCAACAACACTGAATCCTTCGATTCAGTATAATCTTTCAAGAAGTGTAACTATGCAACTGTTTTATAAATATACCAAAATTGAACCTACCGGTTCAAACCTGCAGATAACTACAAGAACGACCAATGAAGCTGGCTTGAACATTAGACTGCAGATACAATAAACTTGGAAACATTCACTTTAGCGCTTGGTTTGCTGGCAGCCTGTTTAACAACATTTGCTTACCTGCCGCAATCCATAAAAGCTATCCGGACAAAACATACCAAGGATATCTCTTTCCCGATGGTAATCATGCTTGAAGCAGGCCTTATAACCTGGCTTTCATATGGTATTCTTATAAACAGTATCCCCATAATTGCGGCAAATACAGTTTCAATTGTATTTATGACCACTATCCTTATTTTGAAAATTAAGTACAAATAGCGATATTTATTTATATTTCTTTTAATTTGCAGATTTTTTATATTTGTAACTTGTTATTGAAAAAATCATCAATTATTAAGATAATTTGCGCCCATAGCTCAATCGGATAGAGCGACAGCCTTCTAAGCTGTAGGTTTCAGGTTCGATTCCTGATGGGCGTACAAGTTTTATGGTGAGCGTAGTTCAGTTGGTTAGAACATCAGATTGTGGCTCTGAGGGTCGGGGGTTCGAATCCCCTCGCTCACCCCAAATTCCACTAAACAGCGCAGTGAATATAAACCAAACCCCCTGGTTAACTGCTATTTTTCATTGATTATTAAAGACTTTAAAATTATATTTGTTTCTTAGTATTTTTTAAGGGATTTCCAAAATTTACAGAGGATTAGTTTGAGAAAAAACAGGTTCAGAATTATTTTAACGTTACTTTTTATAGGTCTTTCCCTATACTTCCTGTATCCAACATATAAGGATTACCAGTTCAACAAAGATATTAAAAATCTGGCTAATGCACAGGATAGCGCTGCATTTTTTGATAAATACGGCACAGAATTATTAAAAGCCCGCGAAGACAGGATAAAGCTTGGTCTTGACCTTCAGGGCGGTATGTATGTCATCATGGAAGTTGATATTGCCAAGCTGTTAACTGACCTTGCAAAAAAGCAGGATGAAACACTTAAGCAGGTTCTTGCCGCTACCAGTGAGCAGACAAAAAATGCTGATGATGATTTTGTTGATATTTTTGAGCAAAAGCTTAAAGAAAAAGGACTATCATTAAAGGCATATTACGGCGAAATAAGGGATGAAGACGCTGCAATTAAATCAAACCTGAAATCAGAAGTTGAAAACGCTATTGATAGAGCTATTCAGGTTGTAAGGAACAGGATTGACCAGTATGGCGTTTCAGAACCGGTTATTCAGAAAAAAGGCTCAAGCAGGCTAGTTGTAGAGCTTCCCGGCGTTAGCAATATCGCTGAAGTAAGAAAGCTTCTGCAGGGTACTGCCCTGCTTGAATTCAAGCTCGTTATCGATCCGCAGATCGCTGTTAAAGTGATGGAAAAGATAAACACTTTCATGGCCGGCGGCAATCTTGATTCACTTATAAAAGCTGATTCATTAAGCAAGATAACTAAGGTTGATTCAGTTAAAAAAGATACAACCAAGCTAACCGATACAAAGATCAAAAAAGATTCTACGATTGTAAAAACTGCTGATACCACCAAAAAGGATATCACCAAAAAAGATACTACAAAAAAAGATACAAAGAAGGATACATCCAAAAAGATAACATCCAAGGATTCCATTAAGCCAACTGATTCAAACCTGACAGGCTTGACAGACAGCAACGGAAATCCGATCGATACAAACCAGCAGATGAGCGAAGAGGAGTTCAAGAAAAAGAACCCATGGTTCTACCTCGTTCGCCCGCAGCAGTACCAGGATGGCTCACTTGTATGGCTAGTCCGTGAAACTGATAAACCCAAAGTTCAGAAGCTGCTTGATAAAAAAGAGATACAGGATCTTATTCCAACAGATATAAGTTTTGCTTTCAGCAACCGCTCGGAATTTGTTGATGGCGGCGAAAAGATATTCCAGTTCTACATTCTTAAAAAAGTTCCTGAGCTCACAGGTGGTGTTGTAATAAACGCAAGATCGAATATTGATCCTACTAATAATACTCCCGTTGTTTACATGGAAATGAACAGCGATGGATCTGCTGACTGGGCAAGAATAACAGGCGCAAACATTAATAAACAGATTGCTATTGTTCTTGATAACGTTGTTTATTCTGCTCCCGTAGTTAGAAGCAAAATTACAGGCGGTAATTCACAGATCGAAGGTATGGCAAATATCCAGGAAGCAAAGCTTCTTGAGATCGTGCTTAAAGCCGGTGCGCTTCCAGCTCCCCTTTCAATTATTGAAGAAAGAACAGTCGGACCATCACTCGGTGAAGACTCAATTCAGAAAGGTTTATATTCATCTATCATAGCGCTGATACTTGTTGCTATATTTATGATAATATATTACCGCTTCGCAGGTAGTGTTGCTGATCTTGCTCTGGTGTTCAACATGTTCGTAATTCTGGGTATCATGGCAAGCTTCCATGCAACATTAACTCTGCCGGGTATCGCAGGTCTTATTCTCTCTATTGGTATGGCGGTGGATTCCAA
Coding sequences within:
- a CDS encoding SemiSWEET transporter codes for the protein MNLETFTLALGLLAACLTTFAYLPQSIKAIRTKHTKDISFPMVIMLEAGLITWLSYGILINSIPIIAANTVSIVFMTTILILKIKYK
- the secD gene encoding protein translocase subunit SecD, with the translated sequence MRKNRFRIILTLLFIGLSLYFLYPTYKDYQFNKDIKNLANAQDSAAFFDKYGTELLKAREDRIKLGLDLQGGMYVIMEVDIAKLLTDLAKKQDETLKQVLAATSEQTKNADDDFVDIFEQKLKEKGLSLKAYYGEIRDEDAAIKSNLKSEVENAIDRAIQVVRNRIDQYGVSEPVIQKKGSSRLVVELPGVSNIAEVRKLLQGTALLEFKLVIDPQIAVKVMEKINTFMAGGNLDSLIKADSLSKITKVDSVKKDTTKLTDTKIKKDSTIVKTADTTKKDITKKDTTKKDTKKDTSKKITSKDSIKPTDSNLTGLTDSNGNPIDTNQQMSEEEFKKKNPWFYLVRPQQYQDGSLVWLVRETDKPKVQKLLDKKEIQDLIPTDISFAFSNRSEFVDGGEKIFQFYILKKVPELTGGVVINARSNIDPTNNTPVVYMEMNSDGSADWARITGANINKQIAIVLDNVVYSAPVVRSKITGGNSQIEGMANIQEAKLLEIVLKAGALPAPLSIIEERTVGPSLGEDSIQKGLYSSIIALILVAIFMIIYYRFAGSVADLALVFNMFVILGIMASFHATLTLPGIAGLILSIGMAVDSNVLIYERIREELAGGKPIKTAIEIGYKKAFSAIFDGHVTSIITAIILYQFGTGPIQGFALTLLIGLIANLFTAIVMTRIVFDIMTDKGKSTINFG